One genomic region from Bacillus rossius redtenbacheri isolate Brsri chromosome 6, Brsri_v3, whole genome shotgun sequence encodes:
- the LOC134533480 gene encoding U-scoloptoxin(01)-Cw1a, whose translation MSCLNLACAFLMLGAACCLAASVQKRGVVYQPAGVLLGTRPREHEKPQDLSKVPGVAGVDYPIYHRAPPTSFYCGAVPALPGIYADVETGCQAYHVCHDGREGEQGATFLCTNGTLFNQLEFTCDWWYNVNCPEAPTLYSLNLDPLKNPYSPKPKLVETPIAVVAHK comes from the exons ATGTCCTGTCTCAACCTCGCGTGCGCCTTCCTGATGCTGGGCGCCGCGTGCTGCCTGGCTGCCAGCGTGCAG AAGCGTGGCGTGGTGTACCAGCCGGCGGGCGTGCTCCTGGGGACCCGCCCCCGCGAGCACGAGAAGCCCCAGGACCTGAGCAAGGTGCCCGGGGTGGCGGGGGTGGACTACCCCATCTACCACCGCGCGCCGCCCACGAGCTTCTACTGCGGCGCAGTGCCAGCGCTGCCCGGCATCTACGCCGACGTCGAGACCGGCTGCCAG GCCTACCACGTGTGCCATGACGGCCGGGAGGGCGAGCAGGGAGCCACCTTCCTCTGCACCAACGGCACCCTGTTCAACCAGCTCGAGTTCACCTGCGACTGGTGGTACAACGTCAACTGCCCCGAGGCGCCGACCCTCTACAG TCTGAATCTTGACCCTCTGAAGAACCCGTACTCGCCCAAGCCAAAGCTAGTGGAGACCCCGATAGCTGTGGTCGCTCACAAGTGA